One Tetrapisispora phaffii CBS 4417 chromosome 2, complete genome genomic region harbors:
- the STP3 gene encoding Stp3p (similar to Saccharomyces cerevisiae STP4 (YDL048C) and STP3 (YLR375W); ancestral locus Anc_4.222), with translation MTLTSTYSATAATVSGVRSPTANKITLPPISSFDHTIRSAEYHHVPINLALQSLSSSGLSTPYGSSRQNSAVSLDSTFSHDTVASSVVSSMSNSSYSAKSRSHSLLCLPSTKNGYQGAFQKHNNQFILSSSGSSESLDGQNSIVSPASVDNKVSKKQRKKKECQICHNFYANLSTHKSTHLTPENRPHKCDICGHGFARNNDLIRHKKRHWKDEFSLGTGTNTQYKYSDTEPSKEIKFDQLKSLHSIKGSFRCPFNSTLIKLDMELYSYKSMDLNFDTSNCHQTGIFSRCDTYKNHLKALHFEYPPGTKKVNRSAVAGRCRHCGKKFPNVNYWLKNHVTKTCGYSYH, from the coding sequence TTATTCAGCAACAGCTGCTACCGTGTCCGGTGTCCGGAGTCCCACCGCAAATAAGATCACGCTACCTCCAATTTCGTCGTTCGACCACACCATCAGAAGTGCAGAGTACCATCATGTTCCCATCAACCTAGCCTTACAGTCTTTGTCATCTTCTGGTCTCAGTACGCCGTATGGGTCGTCAAGACAGAACTCCGCCGTCTCGCTAGACTCCACCTTCTCTCATGACACAGTTGCCTCCAGTGTCGTGTCATCGATGAGTAACTCCTCATATTCAGCTAAATCCAGATCCCATTCATTGTTATGCCTACCATCGACAAAGAATGGATACCAGGGTGCCTTCCAAAAACACAATAACCAATTCATATTGAGTAGTAGCGGTTCGTCAGAGAGTCTCGATGGTCAGAATTCAATTGTGTCGCCAGCATCAGTGGACAATAAAGTTTCcaaaaaacaaagaaagaagaaagagtGTCAGATATGCCATAACTTCTATGCCAATTTGTCGACCCACAAATCGACCCATCTGACACCAGAAAATAGACCACACAAATGTGATATCTGTGGTCATGGGTTTGCGAGGAATAACGATCTTATTAGACATAAGAAAAGACACTGGAAAGATGAATTTTCTCTAGGTACTGGTACAAATACACAGTATAAATACTCGGACACTGAACCTTCAAAGGAAATCAAATTCGATCAATTGAAATCGTTACACTCAATTAAAGGAAGTTTCAGATGCCCTTTCAACTCTACGCTGATCAAATTAGATATGGAGCTTTATTCGTACAAGTCAATggatttgaattttgataCTTCAAACTGTCATCAAACTGGTATATTCTCTCGTTGCGATACTTataaaaatcatttaaaagCTTTACATTTCGAATATCCTCCAGGAACTAAAAAAGTTAATAGGTCAGCAGTAGCTGGAAGATGTAGACATTGTGGTAAAAAATTCCCAAATGTCAATTACTGGTTGAAAAATCATGTAACCAAAACATGCGGTTACTCATATCATTAA